A genomic stretch from Pempheris klunzingeri isolate RE-2024b chromosome 23, fPemKlu1.hap1, whole genome shotgun sequence includes:
- the ajuba gene encoding LIM domain-containing protein ajuba, translating to MDRPISKLLEKLKLTDSGSVKFNSSKKKHDSASNSNNSNANTGISGGSGGGSSLPPAPSSAAASPSRPGQFSLASATASDACVPASGRGGGGGGGGGGGGMGMPSSQLLTPPPSSSTVGAIPPDGEQALHPSTLAPLRRRSPQQRASCYLGEGVDSHLRRESGLGPECDPLGAFGSKGSLNHRRYSLELQQLVRRQQLLSQPPPHSVPPPYSAATGYGSAPRGGGCGLAEPGYLSEPERHKRLSLQEALFYKRLSTGGELWESTRPASLSHPPHRTSDVTGGGVGGSFFYPPGPTLSPCSSFSLQESVLVSPRSSFASSTASGGGGGSPMGSRCSSNRTSGISLGYDSRYSASGGLPPQQQSPSMQTGGSAPGYGAPGRAGVTPVEAWTQYLDGGMRSGPHDSRHSYPPAVGSPGAACYQAGPEWWDEQQAGVRAKDGAVMGDRARYSDLPGTRYQEELTRLLLRDAALEGGGLIEGLMLKESLALTALSKPSTTLGTCSAGGPVKPQEDPGVGAGREAVENRQEFFGTCVKCGKGVYGADNACQALDSLYHTRCFTCVSCGRTLRNKDFYNVNGSVYCKEDYMFSGFQAAAEKCSVCGHLILEQILQAIGNSYHPGCFRCVVCSKALDGVPFTVDHHSNIYCVADYNKTFAPKCAACLQPILPTEGSKEILRVVSMNKDYHFECYHCEECGKQLSDKPGAQCFPLDSHLLCHSCHMSRVCTTHNIPPHSTH from the exons ATGGACAGGCCGATAAGCAAGTTACTGGAGAAGTTAAAGCTAACGGACTCAGGCAGTGTGAAATTCAACAGttcaaagaaaaaacatgactctGCCAGCAACTCTAATAACAGTAACGCCAACACTGGCATCTCTGGAGGCAGCGGTGGGGGCAGCAGTCTGCCACCAGCTCCCAGCTCCGCAGCTGCCTCGCCCTCCAGACCCGGCCAGTTCTCGCTTGCCTCTGCAACCGCAAGTGATGCATGTGTTCCAGcgagtgggagaggaggaggaggaggaggaggaggaggagggggagggatgggAATGCCTTCTTCTCAGCTCCTCACCCCACCGCCGTCTTCCTCCACAGTGGGTGCCATACCTCCAGATGGTGAACAAGCCCTTCACCCTTCCACCTTGGCACCACTGAGGCGCCGCTCCCCCCAGCAGAGAGCTTCTTGTTACCTGGGAGAAGGTGTGGATTCCCACCTGAGGCGTGAGTCTGGCCTGGGCCCTGAGTGTGACCCTCTGGGAGCTTTTGGCTCCAAGGGGTCCCTCAATCATAGGCGCTACTCCCTGGAGCTCCAGCAGCTGGTCAGacggcagcagctcctctcccagCCGCCGCCACATTCTGTTCCCCCGCCGTACTCTGCCGCCACAGGCTATGGGTCAGCTCCCAGAGGTGGAGGATGTGGCCTGGCAGAGCCAGGCTACCTCTCTGAGCCTGAGAGGCACAAACGCCTCTCTCTTCAGGAGGCTCTGTTTTACAAACGTCTGAGTACAGGCGGTGAACTGTGGGAGAGCACCAGGCCCGCATCCCTCTCCCATCCACCACACCGCACATCTGATGTGACTGGAGGAGGTGTAGGAGGAAGTTTCTTTTATCCCCCAGGACCAACCCTGAGCCCATGCTCATCATTCAGCCTCCAGGAGTCTGTGCTGGTCAGCCCCAGGTCCAGCTTTGCCTCCAGCACAGCCAGCGGCGGCGGAGGAGGGAGCCCGATGGGGAGCCGCTGCAGCAGCAACCGGACCAGTGGCATCAGCCTGGGCTACGACTCTCGCTACTCCGCCTCTGGAGGCCTCCCTCCTCAGCAGCAGTCCCCCTCCATGCAGACAGGAGGCTCTGCACCTGGTTATGGAGCTCCAGGCAGGGCCGGGGTAACCCCTGTGGAGGCCTGGACTCAGTACTTGGATGGAGGGATGCGCTCAGGGCCCCATGATAGCCGACACTCCTACCCACCTGCTGTTGGAAGTCCAGGAGCAGCGTGCTACCAGGCTGGCCCAGAGTGGTGGGATGAGCAGCAGGCAGGAGTAAGGGCTAAAGACGGGGCTGTGATGGGAGACAGGGCCAGATACTCAGACCTACCTGGCACCCGCTACCAGGAAGAGCTCACCCGACTTCTACTGAGAGATGCAGCGCTGGAAGGTGGCGGGCTCATCGAGGGCCTGATGCTGAAGGAGTCTCTGGCCCTGACGGCTCTCTCCAAACCAAGCACGACATTGGGGACTTGCTCAGCTGGAGGGCCGGTCAAACCCCAGGAGGATCCAGGAGTCGGGGCTGGGAGGGAGGCCGTGGAGAATCGCCAGGAGTTCTTTG GAACCTGTGTGAAGTGTGGGAAAGGCGTGTACGGGGCGGACAACGCCTGCCAGGCTCTGGATAGCCTCTATCACACACGCTGCTtcacctgtgtgtcctgtg gaCGCACCCTGAGAAACAAGGACTTCTACAATGTCAATGGCTCTGTGTACTGTAAAGAGGATTACATG TTTTCAGGATTCCAGGCTGCGGCTGAGAAGTGTAGTGTGTGTGGCCACCTTATTCTCGAACAG ATCCTGCAGGCTATTGGGAACTCGTATCATCCCGGCTGTTTCCGCTGCGTGGTTTGCTCCAAGGCTCTGGACGGAGTGCCTTTCACTGTGGACCATCACAGCAACATCTACTGCGTGGCCGACTACAACAA GACTTTTGCCCCGAAATGCGCTGCCTGTTTACAACCCATCTTACCTACCGAG GGCAGCAAAGAGATCCTCAGGGTCGTGTCTATGAACAAGGACTATCACTTTGAGTGCTACCACTGTGAG GAGTGCGGTAAGCAGCTCTCCGATAAGCCTGGCGCGCAGTGCTTCCCTCTGGACTCTCATCTCCTCTGCCACTCCTGTCACATGAGCAGAGTGTGCACCACACACAACATTCCCcctcacagcacacactga